Proteins encoded within one genomic window of Spirulina major PCC 6313:
- a CDS encoding glutathione S-transferase family protein, which yields MLELYQFELSHYSEKVRLILDYKGLDYRKIEVTPGMGQLELFQKSGQRQVPVLKDGDTYIPDSTEIALYLERKYPDKPIIPTTPKKKGFCLALEEWADESMGTKGRKALIGALNKNQAFRTSFLPPDVPDIVKTMVGAMPGNVLDVLGAGVGMGGDAMKSAEASLKQDLEALCLMLSDSPYLLGDLPTLADFAVAGLSVILKYPEGNYLDIPAQLKGNGIPGLADNPAYEPFFAWRDRLYADFRQPLSGSGADFATDTPHSINID from the coding sequence ATGCTGGAGTTATACCAATTTGAACTCTCTCACTATTCTGAAAAAGTTCGGCTGATCTTAGATTACAAAGGCCTCGACTATCGCAAAATCGAGGTCACGCCGGGCATGGGTCAACTCGAACTCTTCCAAAAGTCCGGCCAGCGCCAAGTTCCCGTCTTGAAAGATGGCGATACCTACATTCCCGATTCCACGGAAATCGCCCTTTACCTTGAACGCAAGTATCCTGACAAGCCGATCATTCCCACAACTCCGAAGAAAAAAGGATTTTGCTTGGCTCTCGAAGAATGGGCGGATGAGTCCATGGGTACGAAAGGGCGCAAGGCCTTGATCGGGGCGTTGAATAAGAATCAAGCGTTTCGCACCTCGTTTTTGCCGCCGGATGTGCCGGATATTGTCAAAACCATGGTGGGGGCAATGCCGGGGAATGTTTTGGATGTGCTGGGGGCTGGTGTGGGGATGGGAGGCGATGCGATGAAGTCTGCCGAAGCGAGTTTGAAACAAGACCTCGAAGCCCTGTGCTTGATGTTGAGTGATTCGCCCTATTTGCTGGGGGATTTGCCGACGTTGGCGGATTTTGCGGTGGCGGGGTTGAGTGTGATTTTGAAATATCCAGAGGGGAATTATCTGGATATTCCGGCACAGTTAAAGGGAAATGGGATTCCGGGTCTGGCGGACAATCCGGCCTATGAACCGTTTTTTGCGTGGCGCGATCGCCTCTATGCCGATTTCCGCCAACCCCTGAGCGGTAGCGGTGCTGATTTCGCCACGGATACGCCCCACTCGATCAATATTGACTAA